In Pseudomonas lalkuanensis, the following are encoded in one genomic region:
- a CDS encoding 7-cyano-7-deazaguanine/7-aminomethyl-7-deazaguanine transporter has product MPAISPTVWRPALAGLIAFHILIVIASNYLVQLPITLFGWHTTWGAFSFPFIFLATDLTVRLMGKQAARRVIARVMVPALLASYVVSVLFQEASFQGFAALGEFNLFVARISLASFLAYVLGQVLDIQVFDRLRQMRQWWIAPVASTIAGNLLDTFAFFSVAFWRSDNPFMAANWVEIATVDYGVKLAISLVLFVPLYGVLLGGVLRLLTPRPAPSL; this is encoded by the coding sequence ATGCCTGCAATTTCTCCCACGGTCTGGCGCCCGGCACTGGCCGGCCTGATCGCCTTTCACATCCTGATCGTCATCGCCAGCAATTACCTGGTGCAACTGCCGATCACCCTGTTCGGCTGGCACACCACCTGGGGCGCGTTCAGCTTTCCCTTCATCTTCCTGGCCACCGACCTGACCGTTCGACTGATGGGCAAGCAGGCTGCGCGCCGGGTCATCGCGCGGGTCATGGTCCCGGCATTGCTGGCGTCCTATGTGGTCTCGGTGCTGTTCCAGGAAGCGAGCTTCCAGGGTTTTGCTGCACTCGGCGAATTCAACCTCTTCGTCGCCCGCATCTCCCTGGCCAGCTTCCTCGCCTACGTGCTGGGCCAGGTGCTGGATATCCAGGTCTTCGACCGCCTGCGGCAAATGCGCCAGTGGTGGATCGCGCCGGTAGCCTCGACCATCGCCGGCAACCTGCTGGACACCTTCGCCTTCTTCTCCGTGGCCTTCTGGCGCAGCGACAATCCCTTCATGGCGGCGAACTGGGTGGAAATCGCCACCGTGGACTACGGCGTAAAGCTGGCCATCAGCCTGGTGCTCTTCGTGCCGCTTTACGGCGTGCTGCTCGGCGGCGTCCTGCGGTTGCTGACACCGCGCCCGGCACCTTCGCTGTAG
- a CDS encoding PepSY domain-containing protein, whose translation MRKLLLVSLALVSPLTFAKTECTSADKATWQDQTKFQDDLKAQGYDIKKFKVTAGNCYEIYGWDKDKRKVEIYFNPVDGKVVKQEIED comes from the coding sequence ATGCGTAAGCTCCTGCTCGTTTCCCTGGCCCTTGTCAGCCCGCTGACCTTTGCCAAGACCGAATGCACCAGCGCCGACAAGGCAACCTGGCAAGACCAGACCAAGTTCCAGGACGATCTCAAGGCCCAGGGCTACGACATCAAGAAGTTCAAGGTCACCGCCGGCAACTGCTACGAGATCTACGGCTGGGACAAGGACAAGCGCAAGGTCGAGATCTACTTCAACCCGGTCGACGGCAAGGTGGTCAAGCAGGAGATCGAGGACTAA
- a CDS encoding adenosine deaminase gives MYEWLNALPKAELHLHLEGSLEPELLFALAERNKVALPWADVETLRKAYAFNNLQEFLDLYYAGADVLRTEQDFYDLTWAYLQRCKAQNVIHTEPFFDPQTHTDRGIPFDVVLSGIRQALEDGREQLGISSGLILSFLRHLSEEEAQKTLDQALPFRDAFIAVGLDSSEKGHPPSKFQRVFDRARAEGFLTVAHAGEEGPPEYIWEALDLLKIERIDHGVRAIEDERLMQRIIDEQIPLTVCPLSNIKLCVFDHMRQHNILDMLERGVKVTVNSDDPAYFGGYVTENFAALHEHLGMTEDQAKRLAQNSLDARLIK, from the coding sequence ATGTACGAATGGCTGAATGCCCTGCCCAAGGCTGAACTGCACCTGCACCTGGAGGGTTCGCTGGAACCCGAACTGCTGTTCGCCCTGGCCGAACGCAACAAGGTGGCGCTGCCCTGGGCCGACGTGGAAACCCTGCGCAAAGCTTACGCCTTCAACAACCTGCAGGAGTTCCTCGATCTCTACTACGCCGGCGCCGATGTGCTGCGCACCGAGCAGGACTTCTACGACCTCACCTGGGCCTACCTGCAACGCTGCAAGGCGCAGAACGTGATCCACACCGAGCCATTCTTCGACCCGCAGACCCACACCGATCGCGGCATTCCCTTCGACGTGGTGCTGTCCGGCATCCGCCAGGCCCTGGAAGATGGCCGCGAACAACTGGGCATCAGTTCCGGGCTGATCCTCAGCTTCCTGCGTCACCTGTCCGAAGAGGAAGCACAGAAGACCCTCGACCAGGCCCTGCCCTTCCGCGACGCGTTCATTGCCGTCGGCCTGGACAGCTCGGAAAAGGGCCATCCGCCGAGCAAGTTCCAACGCGTGTTCGACCGCGCCCGTGCCGAGGGCTTTCTCACCGTCGCCCACGCCGGCGAAGAAGGGCCGCCGGAATACATCTGGGAAGCCCTGGACCTGCTCAAGATCGAGCGTATCGACCACGGCGTGCGCGCCATCGAGGACGAGCGGCTGATGCAACGCATCATCGACGAGCAGATTCCCCTCACCGTCTGCCCGCTGTCCAACATCAAGCTCTGCGTGTTCGACCACATGCGCCAGCACAACATCCTCGACATGCTGGAGCGCGGCGTGAAGGTAACGGTGAACTCCGACGACCCGGCGTACTTTGGCGGCTACGTCACGGAGAACTTCGCCGCCCTGCACGAGCACCTGGGCATGACCGAGGACCAGGCCAAACGCCTGGCGCAGAACAGTCTGGATGCGCGGCTGATCAAATAA
- a CDS encoding cytochrome b/b6 domain-containing protein, translating to MSAETVRLWDPVVRIGHWSLVAAFIGDYFLNEAGDGWHRWLGYYAVAVVLVRLAWGFVGPQPARWADFWPHPARLVAHAKALLTGGHMHRLGHSPLGGLVMILMLVLMVGLGVTGFLMEEVDYFWGEDLPRDIHVFMADSLFWLACLHVGAALVESVRTRENLPWSMVTGRRKTLHD from the coding sequence GTGAGCGCCGAGACCGTTCGCCTCTGGGACCCGGTGGTGCGGATCGGCCACTGGTCCCTGGTGGCCGCCTTCATCGGCGACTACTTCCTCAATGAGGCGGGTGACGGCTGGCACCGCTGGCTCGGCTATTACGCCGTGGCGGTGGTGCTGGTGCGCCTGGCCTGGGGCTTCGTCGGCCCCCAGCCGGCGCGCTGGGCGGACTTCTGGCCGCATCCGGCGCGCCTGGTGGCCCACGCCAAGGCGCTGCTCACAGGTGGTCACATGCACCGCCTGGGCCACTCGCCCCTGGGCGGGCTGGTGATGATCCTCATGCTGGTGCTGATGGTGGGCCTGGGCGTCACCGGCTTTCTGATGGAAGAAGTCGACTACTTCTGGGGCGAGGACCTGCCCCGGGATATCCATGTCTTCATGGCCGACAGCCTGTTCTGGCTGGCTTGCCTGCACGTTGGTGCCGCGCTGGTGGAAAGCGTGCGCACGCGCGAGAACCTGCCCTGGTCGATGGTGACGGGGCGACGCAAGACGCTTCACGACTAA
- a CDS encoding IMPACT family protein → MPFTLSAPAEYREEIKKSRFIAHAAQVASVEEAQAFIARLSEPGASHNCWAWKLGNLYRFSDDGEPGGTAGRPILAAIEGQDCDQVAVLVIRYYGGIQLGTGGLARAYGGSAAKCLQGGERVELVARSRIRCHPGFAELPLLKARLADFEALVESERFDAEGAELIMALPEGRIAGFEQVLRDISRGRLEVKRL, encoded by the coding sequence ATGCCGTTCACCCTGTCCGCTCCCGCCGAGTACCGCGAGGAGATCAAGAAGAGCCGCTTCATCGCCCATGCCGCGCAGGTGGCCAGCGTCGAGGAAGCGCAGGCGTTCATCGCGCGCCTGTCAGAGCCTGGCGCCTCGCACAACTGCTGGGCCTGGAAGCTGGGCAACCTGTACCGTTTCAGTGACGACGGCGAACCCGGCGGCACCGCCGGACGCCCGATCCTCGCCGCTATCGAAGGCCAGGACTGCGACCAGGTGGCGGTGCTGGTGATCCGTTACTACGGCGGTATCCAGCTCGGCACCGGCGGCCTCGCCCGCGCCTACGGCGGCAGCGCCGCGAAATGCCTGCAAGGTGGCGAGCGCGTGGAGCTGGTGGCGCGCAGCCGCATCAGGTGCCATCCCGGTTTTGCCGAACTGCCGTTATTGAAGGCTCGCCTCGCCGACTTCGAAGCGCTGGTAGAAAGTGAACGCTTCGATGCCGAAGGCGCCGAGCTGATCATGGCCCTGCCCGAGGGCCGCATTGCCGGGTTCGAGCAGGTCCTGCGAGATATCAGCCGGGGCCGGCTGGAAGTCAAGCGGCTCTGA
- a CDS encoding TetR/AcrR family transcriptional regulator, with protein sequence MTSLVPAHSPNPPAKPAGRIRQKNEELILAAAEEEFARHGFKGTSMNTIALRAGLPKANLHYYFSNKLGLYIAVLSNHLELWDSTFNTLTAEDDPAEALARYIRAKMEFSRRHPLASKIFAMEIISGGSCLEAHFDQDYRTWFKGRAGVFEAWIAAGKMDPVDPVNLIFLLWGSTQHYADFNTQICRVTGRKRLTRDDFEAATQNLIQIILKGCGLTPPATA encoded by the coding sequence ATGACTTCACTGGTGCCCGCCCACAGCCCGAATCCTCCCGCCAAGCCCGCCGGCCGCATTCGTCAGAAGAACGAAGAGCTGATCCTCGCCGCCGCGGAGGAGGAGTTCGCCCGCCACGGCTTCAAGGGCACCAGCATGAACACCATCGCCCTGCGCGCCGGGCTGCCCAAGGCCAACCTGCACTACTACTTCAGCAACAAGCTGGGCCTGTACATCGCCGTACTGAGCAACCACCTGGAACTCTGGGACAGCACCTTCAACACCCTCACCGCCGAAGACGACCCGGCCGAGGCGCTGGCCCGCTACATCCGCGCCAAGATGGAGTTCTCCCGTCGCCACCCGCTGGCTTCGAAGATCTTCGCCATGGAAATCATCAGTGGCGGCAGCTGCCTGGAAGCCCACTTCGATCAGGACTACCGCACCTGGTTCAAGGGGCGCGCCGGGGTATTCGAAGCCTGGATCGCCGCCGGCAAGATGGACCCGGTGGACCCGGTGAACCTGATCTTCCTGCTCTGGGGCAGCACCCAGCACTACGCCGACTTCAACACCCAGATCTGCCGCGTCACTGGCCGCAAGCGCCTGACCAGGGACGACTTCGAAGCGGCCACGCAGAACCTCATCCAGATCATCCTCAAGGGTTGCGGCCTGACTCCGCCCGCGACTGCCTGA